The Fusarium graminearum PH-1 chromosome 2, whole genome shotgun sequence genome includes a region encoding these proteins:
- a CDS encoding 2-oxodicarboxylate carrier 2: MSADQPLPFIYQFAAGAIAGVSEILVMYPLDVVKTRVQLQTGSGATAEYNGMLDCFRKIIKQEGFSRLYRGISAPILMEAPKRATKFAANDEWGKVYRKMFGMDKMNQPLSVLTGATAGATESFVVVPFELVKIRLQDKASAGKYNGMVDCVVKTVKNEGPLTLYQGLESTLWRHILWNAGYFGCIFQVRQMLPKAENKKAQITNDLISGAIGGTFGTVLNTPLDVVKSRIQNTPKVAGQVPKYNWAFPAVGTVLKEEGFSALYKGFLPKVLRLGPGGGILLVVFTTVMDTFRSWHYPVTSALKN, from the exons ATGTCTGCCGATCAGCCTCTCCCCTTCATCTACCAGTTCGCCGCAG GCGCCATTGCCGGTGTCTCGGAG ATTCTGGTGAT GTACCctcttgacgttgtcaagACCCGAGT CCAACTGCAGACTGGTTCCGGTGCCACCGCTGAGTACAATGGCATGCTTGACTGCTTCcgcaagatcatcaagcagGAGGG TTTCTCCCGTCTCTACCGTGGTATCTCTGCCCCCATTCTCATGGAAGCTCCCAAGCGAGCTACCAAGTTCGCCGCCAACGATGAATGGGGCAAGGTCTACCGAAAGATGTTTGgtatggacaagatgaaccaGCCTCTCTCCGTCCTCACCGGTGCCACTGCTGGTGCCACCGAGTCTTTCGTCGTCGTCCCCTTCGAGCTCGTCAAGATTCGTCTGCAAGACAAGGCCTCTGCTGGAAAGTACAACGGCATGGTCGACTGTGTCGTCAAGACAGTCAAGAATGAGGGTCCTCTCACCCTCTACCAGGGTCTCGAGAGCACCCTGTGGCGCCACATCCTCTGGAACGCCGGTTACTTCGGCTGCATTTTCCAGGTCCGACAAATGCTCCCCAAGgctgagaacaagaaggctcaGATCACCAACGACCTCATCTCTGGTGCCATTGGTGGTACCTTCGGAACCGTGCTTAACACTcctcttgatgttgtcaagagCCGAATTCAGAACACCCCCAAGGTCGCTGGCCAGGTCCCCAAGTACAACTGGGCTTTCCCTGCCGTCGGAACTGTGCTCAAGGAGGAGGGTTTCAGTGCTCTGTACAAGGGTTTCTTGCCCAAG GTTCTCCGTCTTGGTCCCGGAGGTGGTATCCTCCTGGTCGTGTTCACAACTGTTATGGATACCTTCCGTAGCTGGCACTACCCCGTTACCAGTGCCCTTAAGAACTAG